The nucleotide window AATAAAAGTGTCGTTGGGACAGCTTGAATAGGCCAGGCTGTATGTCTTGTTTGGTTTCATTCTTTTCTTATTATCAAAACAAGCACCATAAAAGCAATTTGATTTTTAATATTGACCTAACTTTACTTTTATCTCTGCCATGATTATCGTTTCTGGACATGGGATGAATCAAAACAGCAGATCAGGAGTATATAGAGTCTTATGAAAAACAGCGGTTCAATATGTGTATCACTGATTGAGACAGAAGATGCAGATGAAAGCATCTTGGGTTCAACTTCCAAGGAGCTTGACAGGATTATCGTCAAAGGAGCCAGGGAACATAACCTTAAAAACATTGATGTGGACATCCCCAAAAAAAAGATGGTGGTGTTTACCGGGGTGTCCGGGTCCGGCAAATCCAGCCTTGCATTTGACACCATTTTTGCCGAAGGTCAGCGCAGGTATGTTGAATCGCTTTCCTCCTATGCCAGACAGTTTATCGGACAGATGGAAAAACCCAAGTACGACACCATCCGGGGGCTTTCCCCCACCATTGCCATTGAACAAAAGGCGGCCAGCAAGAACCCCAGATCCACTGTGGGAACCATTACGGAAATTTACGATTACCTCAGAGTGCTGTTTGCCCGGGTCGGGACCCAGTACTGCTGTACATGCGGACAAAAGGTGGGCAGGGGCCATGCCCAGAGCATGGTGTCCCAGATCCTCTCCCTGCCCGACGCCTCAAAAATCCTGATACTTTCTCCAATTGTGGAAAACCGGAAAGGGGAACATAAAGAGCGGCTTGAAGAGCTGAAAAAACAAGGATATGCCAGGGTCAGGGTGGACGGGGTGGTGCAGGATCTTGAAAATGTCCAGACCCTTGCAAAAAATAAAAAGCACCACATAGAAGTGGTGGTGGACCGCCTCAAGGTGACCAATACCCAGGCGTTTGAGAAGCGCTTGACCGATTCGGTGGAGAACGCCCTCAAGTTGGGCAGTGGCCAGATCATTGTTCATATGCTGGGACGCGAAGACCTTAAAATGAGCGAGGCCAGATCCTGTTGCGGTATTGCATACCCGGAACTTGCTCCCCAGATTTTTTCTTTTAACTCCCCTCTTGGCATGTGCCAGGAGTGTAATGGTATTGGAACGCTTCTGTCCATGGACCCGGATAAGATTGTCCCGGACAAAAATTTGAGTATCAGACAGGGCGCAGTTATACCTTGGAAAAATTATTTTATCAAAAATCCCCGGTATGCCAATGACAATTCCTGGGGAATGAGCCAGCTTACGGCCATGGAGCAGCAATGGGGCATCAACTTTGATATTCCCTGGAAAAAACTGCCCAAAAAAGACCGTGATCTTCTTTTGTACGGTTCCAAGAACAAAGAGATGACCGTCAACTGGAATTCACACAAGATCCAGGGTGAATTCACAAGAACCCATGAAGGATTGATCCATACCCTGATCCGGCGGTACAAAACCACTCAGTCGGAAGGACAAAAAAAATATTACGCAAAGTTTATGACGGCCAGCACCTGTCCTGCCTGCCATGGTAGACGCCTGAAAGACGAGGTTCTTAATGTCCATATCCAAGGGCAGTCAATCATGGATGTGACCGCCATGACCGTTAAACAAGCTTATGAGTTTATAAACACACTGAACATGACCGGAAACAAGAGGCTGATTGCCCAGGAACTGCTCAAAGAGATCTCGGACCGGCTGGGGTTCCTGGTAAATGTAGGTCTTGATTACCTGTCCCTTGACCGGAGCGGCCCGACTTTGTCCGGTGGCGAATCCCAAAGAATCCGCCTGGCCTCCCAGGTTGGATCGGAACTGACCGGGGTTCTCTACATTCTGGATGAACCGTCCATAGGCCTTCACCAGCGGGATAATATCAAGCTTTTGCAAACCCTTCATCATCTGCGGGATATCGGTAACACTCTGATTATTGTAGAGCATGACCAGGAAACCATGGAAGAATCAGACTGGATCGTAGATATCGGCCCGGGCGCAGGACACCTTGGCGGTCAGATTGTGGCTCAGGGAACTCCGGAACAGATCCGGCGCAACCCTGCCTCCATAACAGGTCGGTTTTTAACGGGAAAAGAACGGATCAATATCCCGAAAAAAAGAAAAAGCCCTGAAGCCAGAGGCGGCAAATGGATCTCCATTGTCAAGGCAGAAGAAAATAATTTAAAACAGATAACGGCAAATATCCCCCTGGGGCTGCTTGTGGCGGTTACAGGGGTATCTGGTGCGGGAAAATCAACCTTGATCAATCAGATTTTATACCCTGCCCTGGCTGTCAAGCTGCACAATTCTCAAATGACCGTGGGCCGACATGGCAAGATCAAGGGGCTGGCCCATTTGAACAAGATTATCAATATCGACCAGAAGCCAATCGGCAGAACTCCCAGGAGCAATCCTGCAACCTATACAAAGGTGTTTGATCATATCAGGGAATTTTTTGCCCTGCTGCCCGAATCCAAGGCGCGCGGGTACAAAAAGGGACGATATTCTTTTAATGTCAAAGGCGGCCGGTGCGAAGCCTGTAAAGGCGACGGATATATCAAGGTGGAAATGCATTTTCTGGCCGATGTATTTGTTCCATGTGACGTGTGTTGCGCAAAGCGATTCAACCGGGCCACACTTGAAATTGCCTATAAGGATCATTCCATTTCAGATATTCTTGACCTGTCTGTGCTGCAGGCAAGGGATTTGTTTGCAAGTCACCCGAAAATCACAAACATACTGGATACCCTGATGGATGTGGGGCTGTCCTACATTAAGCTGGGACAGGCAGCCACCACCCTTTCCGGCGGGGAAGCCCAGAGAATCAAGCTTGCCAGGGAACTTGCCAAACGGGATACCGGGGACACTCTCTATATCCTTGACGAACCCACAACAGGCCTGCATTTCCAGGACATAAGGCTGTTATTGAAGGTTTTGTCCCGCCTGACAGTCTCGGGCAACACCGTGATCATTATTGAACACAACATGGACGTTATTAAAACTGCCGACTGGATTATTGATCTTGGGCCGGAAGGGGGCAGCAGCGGGGGAGAAATCATTGCTGAAGGTCCACCTGAAAAAATTGCACAATCCTCTAAAAGCCATACCGGCAAGTATTTGAAACAAATATTAAACAATTATAAAAGCTGAAAGAATCTCATGTCTCTTTTTAGATGGGTCATCCGCCCGTATCTGTATAGCCAGTATATGTTTCAGAAGCTTGCCCGGAAAGGCACGTTTGGTGGAGATCAGGCAATTTATGTTAAAACCGCATACAAAAATACTGGTAATGGTTTGAAAGACGGATTGTTCCGTCACCATGTCAAGCAGTTCCATGAAGCCTCCTGCTCGGTGGCATCGGTTGTGTCTGTGGTGAACACCCTTCTTGACAGACAAGGCCATTTGAACGGAACACCGTTATGCCAGCAGGATTTGCTCGAATCTGTTAGAACCGCGCACTGGAAGGAGCGGATGAGTGACAACGGTTATAACGGGCGAAGAGGGCTTCCGCTCCAGACCCTGGGCCAGGTGGTCGAAACCAGCCTCAAAGTATATGGAATTTCATATCAATCACTTGAGACGGTCCAGGCAAGTCGTGATCCAATCAAGTCAAGAAAAATCAAAGACCGTCTGCGCGCCAGGCTTGAACAGTTTGAAACAGCGGGCAATTGCCTGATCATTTCCCATTTTGACCAGGGATGCTTTGTCCGGGATCTTCACATCCCCCATATTTCACCTGTGGGCGGATTTGACCCTGAATCCGGAACCGTGACCCTCCTTGATGTTGATCCGTCCCAAGAATGTCCCTACCAGGTTTCCTTTGATCTGTTTTACAAAGGATTGTCCAGCAATTATAATCCCATCTTCAGAAGATTCGGATATGGAGAAGGCGGATATGTTTTTATCCGGGTTTAAGGCTTATTGTATGAAAATACATTTTTAATGTTTTAAAATCAAACTGTTTTCATGCTTATAGTGGCAGGATAATCAGCTATAGAGAGATATGCAAAAAGATCAACATAAAATGCACTGCTGCATATTTTCTAATCTCAATATGCGATTTTTGCGATCTTAGTAGTCTAAGATTAAAGGGTTTTTGGATGTATTATGCATTACTGCATGCATAATGCACATATGCATGAAGCATTTGTTGTTTCAAACAAATTAATTTTCACGCCATCCCTGTCTTTAAAGGTTTTAAGACTAATACAACCATTCCATTAAAAAACAATCCAAGGCATATAATTTGCTTTATTAATAAAGTTGCCATTGGAGTTGATAAGACTTTCATATCAATGCCACAGCCAGACCGCATGTTTGGCGGTTTTGCCCACAGACATAATGAAAGTCGGGGGGTTTTGTTTGCAAAATTTTTTCTATAAAAAGGAGAATTCATTTGTCTGAAGAATATCTTAACAAAAAAATTTATGTAAACGGCATTCCCCGGACCATAATCGCAGATGCAAAGGCCGGCCTTGCCGAAGTAATCCGGCAGAATCTCGGGCTTACCGGCACAAAAGTGGGCTGCAACAAAGGACAATGCGGTGCATGCAATATTATTCTTAACGGTAAACTGGTACGTTCATGTATTACCAACTGGGATAGAGTTCCAAATAATTCTGTAATTGTTACTATTGAGGGTTTAGGTGATGCAAACAAGCTGCATCCCCTTCAATGGGCTTTTGCAGTGACCGGTGCCATACAATGCGGTTTCTGTACCCCGGGTTTTATTATGAGTGCAAAAGCGCTTCTGGATAAAAATCTTGAGCCGACAAGGCAGGAAGTTCGAACATGGTTTCAAAAACACCGCAATGCTTGCCGCTGCACTGGATACAAACAGATTGTTGATGCTGTCATGGATGCTGCAAAGGTTATCAGGGGCGAGCTTGAAATGAAAGAATTTTCATCTCTTTTAGGTAAAAAAGGCGAAGTATGGGGAACCTCTTATCCAAGACCCAGTGCGGTTTATAAAGCAACCGGCACCTGGGATTTTGGCGAAGATTTCAGGAATAAACTCCCTGATGACACACTTTATGGCGCAATGGTACAATCTAAACTTTCCCATGCCGTCATAAAAAAAATCGACCTGTCAAAGGCTGAAAAAATGCCCGGAGTTTATAAGGTTGTTACGGCAAAGGATGTTAAAGGCACCAATAGAATTACAGGACAGCCGACCTTTTGCCAGGATGGATTTGACCGGCCCATATTTTGTGATGAAAAAATTTTCATGTATGGCGATGTGGTTGCCCTTGTGTGTGCCGACACTCAGAAACATGCGGATGCAGCAGCCAAAGCCGTCATACTTGAGCTTGAAGAACTGCCGGCCTACATGTCCGCCATGGATGCCATTGCAGAGGATTCCATACAAATTCATCCGGGAACCCCAAACCTCTATAATGAAAAAAGAATCGCAAAAGGCGAAGAGACCGCACCCCTCATGGAAAAAGCCGCCCATGTAGTGGAAGGGGATTATTATCTTCAGCGCCAGCCACACCTTGTTATGGAGCCTGATGTCGGATTTGGTTATATTGATGAAAAAGGGCGTCTGACCATTCAGTCAAAAAGTATATGGATCTATTTTCACCAGGCCCAGATGGCTCCGGGGCTTGGACTTGAGGCAAAGAATATCAGAATAATACAGAACAATTCAGGCGGGTCATTTGGATATAAATTAAGTATCACCTGCGAGGCAATCATCGGCGCTGCAGTACTGGCAACGGGAAAACCGGTATTCCTGGCCTATAACATGGCCCAGACCATCAGCTACACCCCCAATCGTTCCCCTTTTGACATGCACATGAAATTAGGTGCGGATAAAAATGGGAAAATCATCGCAATGGAGACAAAATATTATGTGGATCACGGCCCCTATTCTGAGTTCTCAGAGCGCCTCACACAGCGTGGAACACAGTTCATGGGTGCAAACTATGCAATTCCCAATATCCGCGGTATAGGCCATACCGTCTGCACAAACCAGACCTGGGGTTCTGCATTCAGGGCTTTTGGAGCGCCCCAGGCCTATACTGCAACTGAAATTTTAATGGATGAGATGGCAAAAAAGATCGGCATTGATCCCCTTGAGTTTCGCTATATGAATGTGATCCGTGAGGGAGATACCTTTCCTTTTGGGCAAAAACCGGATGTCTATGTTTACCCCCTTATGATAGAAACCATACGGCCAAAATATCAGGCTGCCCTTGAAAAAGCAGAACAAGAATCCACTGAAACGGTTAAAAAAGGCGTGGGCATTGCCCTTGGTGTGTTTGGCGCAACCCATGACGGACCGGATACAGCGGATATTATAATTGAGTTGACCCAAGAGGGCATCACACTTTACAACAACTGGGAAGACCATGGCCAGGGAGCTGATATTGGCGCGCTTGGAACGGCTCATGAAGCTTTACGGGAACTTGGGTTAAAACCCGAACAGATTAAACTTGTGATGAACGATACTGCCCTGGCTCCGAATGCGGGTGCAGCATCGGGAAGCAGTTCCCAGGTTGTAAAAGGCAATGCTATTTTAAACGGGTGTGAGATTCTGCTTGATGCCATGAAAAAAGAAGATGGAAGTTTCAGAACCTATGATCAGATGATTGCCGAAAAAATTCCGGTCCGATATACCGGGACATGGACAAACACCGGCGGCACCATGTGCGATGAGAACTGCCAGGGAAACCCATTTGGGGCATTGATGTACGGCCTGTTTATGCCGGAGGTGGCCGTGGATATTACAACGGGAAAAGTCAAGGTTGAAAAATTCACTTTTGTTTCAGATATCGGAAAAATAAATAACATTGCCAATGTGGAAGGACAGATGTACGGAGGCCTTGCCCAGGGCATCGGCCTTGCTCTGTCTGAAAATTTTGAAAATATTAAAAAGCACTCGTCTTTGAGTGGAGCGGGACTGCCTTATATTGAAGATATTCCAGATGACATGGAACTGATACACCTGGCCGTGCCCAGAAAACAAGGCGGGCCTTTCGGCTCCTCCGGTGTTGGTGAGCTTCCCCTTACAGCGCCCCATCCCGCAATTATAAATGCCATATATAATGCATGCGGCGTTCGCATTCGAAAACTTCCTGCATTACCTGAAAAGATACTCAAAAAATTAAAATCAATGTAAGCAAAGAAATTGTCCGGTTTTTTAATTTTCAACATTGAGTGTCGGTTTTGCGGCAATTTGCATTACCTGCCGGGTTGTAAGCATTAGAAAAATAAAGCTTATAACCCGGCAGAAATCAGGCAAACATTATATGCTGAAATTAATAATCTTGATTTTTTTGAAATTTTCAGTGTCATTGTTCTATAAGAAGGGTTAAAATAAATAATATTTTAAACACGAAGGAGATCAGACAGATGAAAAACAGTGGGCATGATAAAGGCAAAAGCAAGCAGGACTATTGAGTCTCATGAGAATTTTATAGAAAGGACATCGTATTATGGAACAACTTGACCAGATCATTAAAACACTTTCATTGACCATGGGTGCGGCCTGGGCAAGCGGGATCAATTTGTATGCTACAATTCTTGTGCTGGGCTTTCTGGGCTTAACAGACAATATTGTTTTGCCTCAAAAACTTGAAATTCTAATGAACCCCATGGTTATGAGTGCTGCAGGACTCATGTACTGTGTTGAATTTTTTGCAGACAAAGTTCCGGGTGTGGATACGGGATGGGATACGCTTCATACCTTTATCCGTATTCCTGCGGGTGTGCTTCTGGCAGCAGGTGCCGTGGGGGATGTAAACCCTGCGGTTGCCATGGCGGCAGCGATTATGGGCGGCGGCCTTGCAGCCGGCAGTCATGTGACCAAGTCAGGCACCCGTTTGCTGATCAACACCTCGCCGGAACCCTTCAGCAACTGGACCGCATCAATAGTTGAAGATGTCGCTGTTATTGCCGGTGTCTGGGCTGCGTTACAGCACCCCGTAATTTTCCTAGTGCTGCTGGCTGTTTTTATCTGTCTTGCTCTCTGGCTTCTTCCAAAAATCTGGAGCGGAATAAAAAAAATTTTTCGTTTTCTGGGATCTATTTTCAAAAAAAAAACACTTGGTACAATTTCCTCTGATGACAGAACTGCAAAAAAGTCCGGTCAGGTATAGAAGATGATTTTCAAAACAATCTGACCCAGTAAAATTATTCAAGGGTTTGTCAGTCCAGCACCTTGCGGATGGTCTTTGACAGCTCCGCCATGATGATTGGTTTCATGAGACAGGCCCTTATCCCAAGGGTTTTCGCCCTTTTTTCATCCACCAGGGCGCTGTAGCCTGTGGCGATGATAATCGGGATATCGGGACGGATCGCCATTAATTTTTCAGACAATTGAATCCCACTCATATGAGGCATCGTCATGTCGGTTATGACCAGATCAAACCCATGGGGGTTTGACTTGAAAAGCGCCAGTGCGTCAACGGGGTTATTCCTTGTTTCAGGCCTATATCCCATGTAGGTCAGCATCGCTTCAGCCATTTCCACAATAGAGGTTTCATCATCAACAAACAATACTGTTTCACTTCCCAACAAAAATTCTCCGGCGGTATTCTGTTTTGTCTCGGTTTTTTGGGCAGCCACCGGGAAAAGGAGATTGAATACTGCACCTTGGCCGGGCCTGGTGTGAACAAAAATACCGGCATTATGATTCTTAACAATGCCGTGAACGACGGCAAGGCCCAGACCGGAACCTTTGCCCACCTCCTTGGTGGTAAAATAAGGGTCAAAAATCCGGTTCATGATGTCGGGAGCGATTCCCGGACCCGTATCTTTTACGCTTATTTTGACGTGCCTGCCGTTACCCAGGCCGGGATACTTTCTGATTGAAGGGTTCTCAACGGTTTTCACATGCACCGTCAAGGTTCCGCCGGTCTGTTCCATTGCATGAAAAGCGTTGATGCACAGGTTCATCATGATCTGGTTGATCTGAGTCGGATCGGCAAGAATATTTTCATCTGCAGAATGAATATCCTGCACAATTTCAATGGTGGTTGGAATCATTACCCGCAAAAACTTGAGTGCTTCTTTAATGACTAATGCAATTTTTATGGGTCTTTTTTTTGGGTCGGTCTTACGGCTGAAGCTGAGGAGTTGCCTTACAATATTTGTTGCTCTGAGACCGGCTTTCTCGATCTGTTTAAGGTTGGAATAAGCAGGATTACTTTCCTGGGTGTTCATTAAAGCCAATTCTGTGTTTCCCATAATAATACCCAGAATATTATTAAAATCATGGGCAATGCCGCCTGTCAAAGTACCTATGGATTCCATTTTCTGCGCTTGGGCCAATTGTTTCTGAAGCAAATTCTTCTCCAATTCAGCCTTCTTACGTTCAGTAATATCCACATGGGTTCCAACCACCCGGACTGCCTGTCCGTGTTCATCAAAAATCACATTTGCTCTGGAGTGAATATAAATTTTGTGACCTTTTCTATGTTGCATTTGAAACTCTTTTTCAAATCGATCCCGTTTTTTTTCTATTACTTGTTCCAACATTTCCCAACAAGCTTTAATATCTTCCGGTTTTGTAAGCCTTTCCCATTCTGAAAGTTCATTTTTAATTTCATGCGGCTCATACCCCAGCATCCGTTTCCAACCATTGGAGTAGTAAATTTTATTTGTTATGAGATTCCAGTCATAAAGGCCGTCATTTGCAAATTGCATGGCAAGCTCAAATCTTTCCATGCTCTCTTTGAGGGCCATTTCATTATTTTTTTGATCCGTAACATCGTTATAGACCGTAACAACTTCACCGGAAGGAATTTTAAAAACATAATTCTCGTAGTAATTGGAAAATTTTTCATCCTGGTATATTTTTACCGGGTAATAGTCAGGAGTCCCTGTTTCCCAAACCCTTTTAAGGACAGAGATCAGTCCGAAATCATCAACCGTTGGCCGCAGGTCAAAAAGACTTTTGCCCATAACCTGCTCAAGGGTTTGCCCCTCTATCTCCAAGCTTTTTTTGTTAAATCCTTTTATGATATAATCTGACCCTTTTGAACCATCATTGATAACTTCGTAAATGCCACAACCGCTGGTCATGTGATCGAATAACCCACGAAAAAGTTCTTCGCTTTTGGCAAGCTCAGTCTGGTTTTCAAGCAGCTGCTGATTTTTTTTATTGATTTGATATTCCGTTTTTTTTTGTTCAGTGCGGTACAACTCCGTATATTGATGCAAGGCATCCTCTATTTTTTTATGATCAGCTTCTGCTTGTTCTAATTTCCGAATTCTATTTTCCAATTCTTCATAAGTCGGTTTTTCAGTCATGTAATATCCCTTTTTATATCGGAATGCACAATTGATTCTATGGAGTGGAATACTTGTCATGTCCCACATAATTCAAAAAAAATGGCTACAGACATAAAGCGGGACAGTTTGAACCGGTTAATGAGAATCTCCCGGAACGTAAGCCTAAGAAACAGGGTTTTCCAGAAGAGGCTTCTTCTACGGAGTATCCCGGCTTAAGTTTGTAGCCTAAAAGCTATAATGCTTTTAATATTCTATTTAATTGTGATAAAAATCAACTTACAATAGATTATAGTATAAATCAAATTTTAGAGATAAAATTCAACGATATGAGTCGCAATCCATAGCCCAATACAATCAAAACATTCAAGGCGTTACAGCCCGAAACAAATCCTGCAATCTCTGTTCATTCCTCCCAACAAAAGACTGAAGGGTTAAACCCGGGTTTTGACCTTATGCTGATCATCCACCCAAGGATACAGATGGATATTGCTTCTCCCACAATATTTTGATACCCATCTATAATGAATAAACCATGTGCAAAAGGAAGATAAAAAGAAGATAAATGAAAAAATGGTATTTAATATCGGCAGTGTGCCTGCTGGGCCTTGGAATAATTTTTTATGATCATTTTTTAAAATTCAATACAGTTGTAGAAGAAAAGTTCCAGGGCCGGTTATGGGAACTGCCGGCCCGGGTTTATGCCCGCCCCCTGGAACTATACCCGGGCATGCGTCTGGCCCCGGATCTGTTTGAAAAAGAGTTGAACCTCATGGGGTATCAAAATACTGGGAATATGAGTGGATTGGATGCCCCTGGCAAATATGTCCGCACAGCAAACAGGTTTGAACTTTTTTGCCGGCCGTTTAATTTTGGTGATGAACAAATGCCGGAGCGCAGGTTTTATATTAAAATTGAAAATAACCGGGTGGTGAACCTGCAAACTTCCCCGGACCGGACCGACAAAACAATGGAGCGCCTGGACCCGGTCATTGTCGGCGGATTTTATCCGTCATCCATGGAAGACCGCATCCTGGTGACACTTGACCAGACCCCGCCATTACTGGGGAATGCCATCATTTGTGTCGAAGACAAGACCTTTTACTCCCACTATGGAATTGATCCCAAATCAATTTTCAGGGCCATGCTGATCAATTTAAAAAACAGGCGCATGTCCCAGGGTGCCAGCACCATTACCCAGCAACTGGCCAGGAATTTCTTTTTAACCAAAGAAAAAACCTTGATCCGCAAGTTCAATGAGATGATCATGGCTGCCGCACTGGAGCTTAATTACAGTAAAGCCGATATTCTGGAAGCATACATAAACGAGGTCTACCTTGGTCAGGACGGCAACCGGGCCATTCACGGATTCGGGCTGGCCGCTTATTTTTATTTTGGAAAATCCCTGACGGATCTGAGGCCCCATGAAATAGCTTTGCTGGTCGGCATGCTGAAGGGGCCTTCGGTTTATAACCCCAGACGATATCCTGACCGGGCCATGGACCGGCGCAATCTTATTCTGGAGATGATGGAAAAACAGGGACTTGTCTCACAAGCACTGTTAAAAAAATTCCTGGCAGCCCCCCTGGATATTATTGAAAATCCTGTCAGGGGGCATTCCCCGTTTCCGTTTTACCTGGATCTGGTCAAGCGTCAGTTGCTTCAAGAATACAAGGAGGCCGACCTTAAAACCATGGGCATAAGGATTTTCACCACCCTGGATCCCCAGGTTCAACTGGCGGCAGAACACAGCGTGACTGATTTTTTAAAGCAGGCCCCGGCCGGACTGGAAGCCGGTGTCGTGGTCACTGCCAGGGCAAGCAACGAGGTACAGGCCCTGGTGGGAGGGAAAGACTTCAGATACAAGGGTTTTAACCGTGCCCTGGATGCAAAACGACCCATCGGCTCCCTGGTAAAGCCAGCGGTCTTCCTGACGGCACTGGAACGTCCCTCCACCTATACACTGGTCACTCCGGTCGATGACAACCCTGTCAGGGTTCCTAACCCGGACGGCAGTTACTGGAGCCCTGAAAATTTTGATAAAACACACCATGGACAGGTGAAGCTGTACCAGGCCCTGGTTCATTCCTTTAATGTCCCGACCGTCAGGCTCGGCATGAATCTGGGAGTTGAATCCGTTTTAGACACGCTTGAAAAGATGGGACTTGATCATAAGCCGGCTGCCTTTCCTTCGGTTCTTCTGGGCAGCCTTGAAATGTCACCGCTCCAGGTGGCCCAAACCTACCAGACCCTTGCATCCGGCGGTTTTTTTACACCGATCAAATGCATCCGTTCTATTTACAGACCGGACGGTCAGGTACTTCAACGGTATCCGCTGACCATTGAACAGCGTCTTGATCCGGGAGCCGTTTTTTTATTAAACAAAATGCTTCAGGCTGTAGTAAAGGAAGGCACCGGCAAATCACTGAAAAAATGGGTGTCCGATGATCTGGGCATAGCCGGAAAAACCGGCACCACAAATGATCTTAAGGACAGCTGGTTTGCCGGTTTTTCCGGCAACCGGCTGGCGGTCGTGTGGATCGGCCGGGATGATAACCGTTCTGCAGGGCTTACCGGCTCATCCGGGGCTTTGCAGATTTTCGGGCGTCTCATGAGCCGGATTCCAAATGCCCCTCTGGATCTGCAGGCACCTGGAAATGTTGAGTGGGCTGTCATTGATGCCCAAACAGGTTATCTAACCCAAAAGACCTGCCCCGATGCAATGGCGGTTCCCTTTCTCAAAGGATCAACGCCAACCCGTTTGCATTCCTGCACTTCAAAAGCAAAAACCCGATATAATGATCAAGAAACAAAAAAAAAGCCAAACATTTTGATGGACTGGCTGAAAGAGATTTTCAAATGAAGCAGATGCCGTATTTTCAATGGATACTTTGTATTTTTACCACCCTTTTTATGATTTCCTGTTCACAACACCGGGCCTTAGAACCGCCCTCAAACCTTCCTGCTGAAAATTTACCTCAAATCGGAACCCGGCAGCCCGCTTCTCCCCGGAACACCCCCCGGCCAGCAATTCTTTCAAAAATAATTCATACGGCTGAAAATCAACTTAGATCTAATAAACCCGAGGCTGCGTTTCATACTCTGGAGCGCTCCCTTGATATTGACGGCCAGGACCCTCTCATCTGGCATCTTATGGCCAAAGCCCAACAGATGCAGAACAATTTTCAACAGGCAAAATATTTTGCTGAAAAATCCAATGCCATGGCCGCACGCACGCCATCCCTTCAAAAGAAGAACTGGCGAATCATAGGCGATGTACTGAAAAAACAGGGCCGGATGCAGGAAGCCGAAGAGGCCTATGAAAATGCACGGTAAATTATATGAGGACACACCTGCCCGCAGTTTTTGCTGTTTACATGCAGCGAGTTCAGACCTTGTCAAACCGTTCAACCGGCTAATTCAAGGTGAGCGCCCTGAACGGTCAATGGGTATCAGTATTTAACAATCCATCAACGAATTCGCTGTGGTTGGGGGCGACGATTATTTGTTACCGACAATTGCCGGTGTCAATTAAAAACATTTTGTATTTTATAATACTTATGATAATATCACATAATCTGAAAATTATTCCTAC belongs to Desulfobacula toluolica Tol2 and includes:
- a CDS encoding DUF4126 domain-containing protein yields the protein MEQLDQIIKTLSLTMGAAWASGINLYATILVLGFLGLTDNIVLPQKLEILMNPMVMSAAGLMYCVEFFADKVPGVDTGWDTLHTFIRIPAGVLLAAGAVGDVNPAVAMAAAIMGGGLAAGSHVTKSGTRLLINTSPEPFSNWTASIVEDVAVIAGVWAALQHPVIFLVLLAVFICLALWLLPKIWSGIKKIFRFLGSIFKKKTLGTISSDDRTAKKSGQV
- a CDS encoding PAS domain-containing hybrid sensor histidine kinase/response regulator; this encodes MTEKPTYEELENRIRKLEQAEADHKKIEDALHQYTELYRTEQKKTEYQINKKNQQLLENQTELAKSEELFRGLFDHMTSGCGIYEVINDGSKGSDYIIKGFNKKSLEIEGQTLEQVMGKSLFDLRPTVDDFGLISVLKRVWETGTPDYYPVKIYQDEKFSNYYENYVFKIPSGEVVTVYNDVTDQKNNEMALKESMERFELAMQFANDGLYDWNLITNKIYYSNGWKRMLGYEPHEIKNELSEWERLTKPEDIKACWEMLEQVIEKKRDRFEKEFQMQHRKGHKIYIHSRANVIFDEHGQAVRVVGTHVDITERKKAELEKNLLQKQLAQAQKMESIGTLTGGIAHDFNNILGIIMGNTELALMNTQESNPAYSNLKQIEKAGLRATNIVRQLLSFSRKTDPKKRPIKIALVIKEALKFLRVMIPTTIEIVQDIHSADENILADPTQINQIMMNLCINAFHAMEQTGGTLTVHVKTVENPSIRKYPGLGNGRHVKISVKDTGPGIAPDIMNRIFDPYFTTKEVGKGSGLGLAVVHGIVKNHNAGIFVHTRPGQGAVFNLLFPVAAQKTETKQNTAGEFLLGSETVLFVDDETSIVEMAEAMLTYMGYRPETRNNPVDALALFKSNPHGFDLVITDMTMPHMSGIQLSEKLMAIRPDIPIIIATGYSALVDEKRAKTLGIRACLMKPIIMAELSKTIRKVLD
- the mrcB gene encoding penicillin-binding protein 1B, with amino-acid sequence MKKWYLISAVCLLGLGIIFYDHFLKFNTVVEEKFQGRLWELPARVYARPLELYPGMRLAPDLFEKELNLMGYQNTGNMSGLDAPGKYVRTANRFELFCRPFNFGDEQMPERRFYIKIENNRVVNLQTSPDRTDKTMERLDPVIVGGFYPSSMEDRILVTLDQTPPLLGNAIICVEDKTFYSHYGIDPKSIFRAMLINLKNRRMSQGASTITQQLARNFFLTKEKTLIRKFNEMIMAAALELNYSKADILEAYINEVYLGQDGNRAIHGFGLAAYFYFGKSLTDLRPHEIALLVGMLKGPSVYNPRRYPDRAMDRRNLILEMMEKQGLVSQALLKKFLAAPLDIIENPVRGHSPFPFYLDLVKRQLLQEYKEADLKTMGIRIFTTLDPQVQLAAEHSVTDFLKQAPAGLEAGVVVTARASNEVQALVGGKDFRYKGFNRALDAKRPIGSLVKPAVFLTALERPSTYTLVTPVDDNPVRVPNPDGSYWSPENFDKTHHGQVKLYQALVHSFNVPTVRLGMNLGVESVLDTLEKMGLDHKPAAFPSVLLGSLEMSPLQVAQTYQTLASGGFFTPIKCIRSIYRPDGQVLQRYPLTIEQRLDPGAVFLLNKMLQAVVKEGTGKSLKKWVSDDLGIAGKTGTTNDLKDSWFAGFSGNRLAVVWIGRDDNRSAGLTGSSGALQIFGRLMSRIPNAPLDLQAPGNVEWAVIDAQTGYLTQKTCPDAMAVPFLKGSTPTRLHSCTSKAKTRYNDQETKKKPNILMDWLKEIFK